A single genomic interval of Lepidochelys kempii isolate rLepKem1 chromosome 13, rLepKem1.hap2, whole genome shotgun sequence harbors:
- the METTL3 gene encoding N(6)-adenosine-methyltransferase catalytic subunit METTL3: MSDTWSSIQAHKKQLDSLRERLQRRRKQDPLDLRNPELASPFRSDSPVPAAPTLSTAARELATDPELEKKLLHHLSDLGLALPTDALSICLAISTPEAPITQHSVESLLQKFAAQELIEVRRGLLQDDEEQPTLVTYADHSKLSAMMGAVAERKGPTEPGSTGGQKRWAEQDAGGAVPSPAGATPSALTTSELAKEPAKKSRKQASDLDLEIESLLSQQSTKEQQSKKVSQEILELLNTTTAKEQSIVEKFRSRGRAQVQEFCDYGTKEECMKATDAERPCRKLHFRRIINKHTDESLGDCSFLNTCFHMDTCKYVHYEIDACADLDASGGRDHNAGQELVLPQAVGGDPSIDRLFPPQWICCDIRYLDVSILGKFAVVMADPPWDIHMELPYGTLTDDEMRRLNIPVLQDEGFLFLWVTGRAMELGRECLNLWGYERVDEIIWVKTNQLQRIIRTGRTGHWLNHGKEHCLVGVKGNPQGFNRGLDCDVIVAEVRSTSHKPDEIYGMIERLSPGTRKIELFGRPHNVQPNWITLGNQLDGIHLLDPDVVAQFKQRYPDGIISKPKNM, translated from the exons ACCTCAGGAACCCAGAGCTTGCGTCACCCTTCCGCAGCGACAGCCCAGTGCCCGCAGCCCCCACACTCAGCACCGCAGCTAGAGAGCTGGCCACTGACCCTGAGCTGGAGAAGAAGCTGCTGCATCACCTCTCGGACCTGGGGCTGGCGCTGCCCACCGATGCCCTCTCCATCTGCCTGGCCATCTCCACA CCGGAGGCCCCCATCACCCAGCACAGCGTGGAGAGCCTACTGCAGAAGTTTGCGGCTCAGGAGCTGATCGAGGTGCGCCGGGGACTGCTGCAGGACGACGAGGAGCAGCCCACTCTGGTCACCTATGCTGACCACTCCAAGCTCTCCGCCATGATGGGCGCTGTGGCTGAGAGGAAAGGCCCCACTGAACCAGGCAGCACTGGGGGCCAGAAGCGCTGGGCGGAGCAGGATGCTGGGGGTGCCGTTCCTTCCCCAGCTGGTGCCACCCCCTCTGCCTTGACCACCTCGGAGCTGGCCAAGGAGCCGGCCAAGAAGTCTCGGAAGCAGGCATCGGACCTGGACCTGGAGATCGAGAGCCTGCTGAGCCAGCAGTCCACCAAGGAGCAGCAGAGCAAGAAG gtgaGCCAGGAGATCCTGGAGCTGCTGAACACAACCACGGCCAAGGAGCAGTCAATCGTGGAGAAGTTCCGCTCGCGAGGCCGCGCCCAGGTACAGGAGTTCTGTGACTATGGCACCAAGGAGGAGTGTATGAAAGCCACAGATGCTGAGCGGCCCTGCCGCAAACTGCATTTCAG GCGCATCATTAACAAGCACACGGATGAGTCTCTGGGCGACTGCTCCTTCCTCAACACCTGCTTCCACATGGACACCTGCAAGTACGTCCACTATGAGATTGATGCCTGTGCCGACCTGGACGCCTCTGGGGGTCGCGACCACAACGCTGGCCAGGAGCTGGTGCTGCCCCAGGCAGTGGGTGGGGACCCCAGCATCGACCGTCTCTTCCCCCCGCAG tgGATCTGCTGCGACATCCGCTATCTGGATGTCAGCATTCTGGGCAAGTTCGCGGTGGTCATGGCTGACCCGCCCTGGGACATCCACATGGAGCTGCCTTACGGCACCCTGACCGATGACGAGATGCGGCGCCTCAACATCCCCGTCCTGCAGGACGAAGGGTTTCTCTTCCTCTGGGTCACTGGCCg ggCCATGGAGCTGGGACGCGAGTGCCTCAATCTCTGGGG gTACGAGCGGGTGGACGAGATCATCTGGGTGAAAACCAACCAGCTGCAGCGAATCATCCGCACGGGGCGGACGGGGCACTGGCTGAACCATGGGAAGGAGCACTGCCTG GTGGGGGTCAAAGGGAACCCCCAAGGCTTCAACCGGGGCCTGGACTGCGATGTCATCGTAGCTGAG GTCCGTTCCACCAGTCACAAGCCAGATGAGATCTACGGCATGATCGAGCGCCTCTCTCCTGGCACCCGCAAGATCGAGCTGTTTGGCCGCCCTCATAACGTGCAGCCCAACTG GATCACCCTGGGCAACCAGTTGGATGGCATCCACCTCCTGGACCCTGATGTGGTGGCCCAGTTCAAGCAGCGCTACCCAGACGGGATCATCTCCAAGCCCAAGAACATGTAG
- the TOX4 gene encoding TOX high mobility group box family member 4 isoform X1: MEFPGGNDNYLAITGTAHPFLSGAETFHTPSLGDEEFEIPPISLDADPSLAVSDVVGHFDDLGDPSSAPDTGFSTQYGVQALDMPVGMNHSLMEQGGGLLTGGLAMDLDHSMGTQYSTNPPVTIDVPMSPGALMGHGQLTTIDQSELSSQLGLSLGGSSILPPAAQSPEERLSTTPSPTSSLQEDEPEEFRRQQVPAQKAAPVVLDAGRKQKPAKKQKKKKDPNEPQKPVSAYALFFRDTQAAIKGQNPNATFGEVSKIVASMWDSLGEEQKQVYKRKTEAAKKEYLKALAAYRAIQTAAETAELDLNPVPPAAAPQPAPAPAPTPPSPAPTPPAPSPVLESPPAAPQPAPSAGNLCSPPPAQPSFTKIIIPKQMLPSSLAVSSQGGVVTVIPVTSVTSRGLQLGTGATQIVTRSVLQAAAAAAAAASSMQLPRLQPPPLQQMPPPQPPAQQVAVLQPPPPLQAMQQPALQQKVRLHLQQQPPPLQIKILPPPALQIQPVTLQPEEASPERPSPEPQGSPEPVEMITADVVPEVESPTQMDVELVSESPMGLSPRPRCVRSGCDNPPVSSSDWDNEYCSSECVVKHCRDVFLAWLASRNSNNSVVFVK; encoded by the exons ATGGAG TTCCCTGGAGGAAACGACAATTATCTGGCCATCACGGGGACGGCCCATCCCTTCCTGTCGGGGGCGGAG ACgttccacacccccagcctgggggatgaggagtttgagaTCCCGCCCATCTCCCTGGACGCCGACCCCTCGCTAGCTGTCTCAGACGTGGTGGGGCACTTCGATGACCTGGGGGACCCCAGCAGCGCACCGGACACCGGCTTCTCCACCCAGTATGGCGTGCAGGCTCTCGACATGCCCGTGGGCATGAACCACAGCCTCATGGAGCAGGGCGGCGGGCTCCTGACGGGGGGGCTGGCCAtg GACCTGGATCACTCCATGGGCACCCAGTATAGCACCAACCCACCTGTCACGATAGATGTGCCCATGAGCCCTGGGGCACTGATGGGGCATGGCCAGCTGACGACCATTGACCAGTCTgagctgagctcccagctgggcctGAGCCTGGGGGGCAGCTCCATCCTACCGCCCGCTGCCCAGTCGCCCGAGGAGCGGCTCTCCACCACACCCTCGCCGACCAGCTCCCTGCAGGAAGACGAGCCCGAGGAGTTCAGACGG CAGCAGGTGCCGGCCCAGAAGGCAGCGCCGGTGGTGCTGGACGCGGGGCGGAAGCAGAAGCCCGCCAAgaagcagaagaagaagaaggaccCGAATGAGCCGCAGAAGCCGGTCTCAGCCTACGCCCTGTTCTTCCGTGACACACAGGCTGCCATCAAGGGCCAGAACCCCAACGCCACCTTTGGGGAGGTCTCCAAGATTGTGGCCTCCATGTGGGACAGCCTAGGCGAGGAGCAGAAACAG GTTTACAAGAGGAAGACGGAGGCGGCGAAGAAGGAGTATCTGAAGGCACTGGCGGCTTATCGGGCTATCCAG ACAGCAGCTGAGACGGCAGAGCTGGACCTGAACCCAGTGCCGCCCgcagcagctccccagccagcgccagctccagcccccacgCCCCCCTCGCCAGCCCCCACGCCCCCTGCCCCCTCGCCGGTTCTGGAGTCCCCACCGGctgccccccagccagcacccAGCGCTGGGAACCTCTGCTCGCCaccgccagcccagcccagcttcaCCAAGATCATCATCCCCAAGCAGATGCTGCCCTCGTCGCTGGCCGTGTCCTCGCAGGGCGGTGTGGTCACTGTCATCCCCGTCACCTCCGTCACCTccagggggctgcagctgggcacGGGCGCCACCCAGATAGTTACCCGCTCTGTGCTGCAGGCTGCAGCTgcggctgcagctgctgcctcctccatGCAGCTGCCCcggctccagcccccacccctgcagcagatgcccccgccccagccccctgcccagcaggTCGCTGtcctgcagccccccccgcccctgcaggCCATGCAGCAGCCTGCCCTACAGCAGAAGGTGCGGCtccacctgcagcagcagcccccgcCCCTGCAGATCAAGATCCTGCCTCCACCAGCCCTGCAGATCCAGCCTGTCACCCTGCAGCCTGAGGAGGCCAGTCCTGAgcggcccagcccagagccccagggctccccgGAGCCTGTAGAGATGATCACGGCTGATGTGGTGCCTGAG GTGGAGTCCCCGACGCAGATGGATGTGGAGCTGGTGTCAGAGTCGCCCATGGGGCTGTCGCCCCGGCCCCGCTGCGTGCGCTCTGGCTGTGACAACCCGCCTGTCAGCAGCAGCGACTGGGACAACGAGTACTGCAGCAGCGAGTGTGTTGTCAAGCACTGCag GGACGTGTTCCTAGCGTGGCTGGCTTCCCGTAACTCCAACAACAGCGTGGTGTTTGTGAAGTGA
- the TOX4 gene encoding TOX high mobility group box family member 4 isoform X2 yields the protein MEFPGGNDNYLAITGTAHPFLSGAETFHTPSLGDEEFEIPPISLDADPSLAVSDVVGHFDDLGDPSSAPDTGFSTQYGVQALDMPVGMNHSLMEQGGGLLTGGLAMDLDHSMGTQYSTNPPVTIDVPMSPGALMGHGQLTTIDQSELSSQLGLSLGGSSILPPAAQSPEERLSTTPSPTSSLQEDEPEEFRRQVPAQKAAPVVLDAGRKQKPAKKQKKKKDPNEPQKPVSAYALFFRDTQAAIKGQNPNATFGEVSKIVASMWDSLGEEQKQVYKRKTEAAKKEYLKALAAYRAIQTAAETAELDLNPVPPAAAPQPAPAPAPTPPSPAPTPPAPSPVLESPPAAPQPAPSAGNLCSPPPAQPSFTKIIIPKQMLPSSLAVSSQGGVVTVIPVTSVTSRGLQLGTGATQIVTRSVLQAAAAAAAAASSMQLPRLQPPPLQQMPPPQPPAQQVAVLQPPPPLQAMQQPALQQKVRLHLQQQPPPLQIKILPPPALQIQPVTLQPEEASPERPSPEPQGSPEPVEMITADVVPEVESPTQMDVELVSESPMGLSPRPRCVRSGCDNPPVSSSDWDNEYCSSECVVKHCRDVFLAWLASRNSNNSVVFVK from the exons ATGGAG TTCCCTGGAGGAAACGACAATTATCTGGCCATCACGGGGACGGCCCATCCCTTCCTGTCGGGGGCGGAG ACgttccacacccccagcctgggggatgaggagtttgagaTCCCGCCCATCTCCCTGGACGCCGACCCCTCGCTAGCTGTCTCAGACGTGGTGGGGCACTTCGATGACCTGGGGGACCCCAGCAGCGCACCGGACACCGGCTTCTCCACCCAGTATGGCGTGCAGGCTCTCGACATGCCCGTGGGCATGAACCACAGCCTCATGGAGCAGGGCGGCGGGCTCCTGACGGGGGGGCTGGCCAtg GACCTGGATCACTCCATGGGCACCCAGTATAGCACCAACCCACCTGTCACGATAGATGTGCCCATGAGCCCTGGGGCACTGATGGGGCATGGCCAGCTGACGACCATTGACCAGTCTgagctgagctcccagctgggcctGAGCCTGGGGGGCAGCTCCATCCTACCGCCCGCTGCCCAGTCGCCCGAGGAGCGGCTCTCCACCACACCCTCGCCGACCAGCTCCCTGCAGGAAGACGAGCCCGAGGAGTTCAGACGG CAGGTGCCGGCCCAGAAGGCAGCGCCGGTGGTGCTGGACGCGGGGCGGAAGCAGAAGCCCGCCAAgaagcagaagaagaagaaggaccCGAATGAGCCGCAGAAGCCGGTCTCAGCCTACGCCCTGTTCTTCCGTGACACACAGGCTGCCATCAAGGGCCAGAACCCCAACGCCACCTTTGGGGAGGTCTCCAAGATTGTGGCCTCCATGTGGGACAGCCTAGGCGAGGAGCAGAAACAG GTTTACAAGAGGAAGACGGAGGCGGCGAAGAAGGAGTATCTGAAGGCACTGGCGGCTTATCGGGCTATCCAG ACAGCAGCTGAGACGGCAGAGCTGGACCTGAACCCAGTGCCGCCCgcagcagctccccagccagcgccagctccagcccccacgCCCCCCTCGCCAGCCCCCACGCCCCCTGCCCCCTCGCCGGTTCTGGAGTCCCCACCGGctgccccccagccagcacccAGCGCTGGGAACCTCTGCTCGCCaccgccagcccagcccagcttcaCCAAGATCATCATCCCCAAGCAGATGCTGCCCTCGTCGCTGGCCGTGTCCTCGCAGGGCGGTGTGGTCACTGTCATCCCCGTCACCTCCGTCACCTccagggggctgcagctgggcacGGGCGCCACCCAGATAGTTACCCGCTCTGTGCTGCAGGCTGCAGCTgcggctgcagctgctgcctcctccatGCAGCTGCCCcggctccagcccccacccctgcagcagatgcccccgccccagccccctgcccagcaggTCGCTGtcctgcagccccccccgcccctgcaggCCATGCAGCAGCCTGCCCTACAGCAGAAGGTGCGGCtccacctgcagcagcagcccccgcCCCTGCAGATCAAGATCCTGCCTCCACCAGCCCTGCAGATCCAGCCTGTCACCCTGCAGCCTGAGGAGGCCAGTCCTGAgcggcccagcccagagccccagggctccccgGAGCCTGTAGAGATGATCACGGCTGATGTGGTGCCTGAG GTGGAGTCCCCGACGCAGATGGATGTGGAGCTGGTGTCAGAGTCGCCCATGGGGCTGTCGCCCCGGCCCCGCTGCGTGCGCTCTGGCTGTGACAACCCGCCTGTCAGCAGCAGCGACTGGGACAACGAGTACTGCAGCAGCGAGTGTGTTGTCAAGCACTGCag GGACGTGTTCCTAGCGTGGCTGGCTTCCCGTAACTCCAACAACAGCGTGGTGTTTGTGAAGTGA
- the RAB2B gene encoding ras-related protein Rab-2B isoform X1, protein MSYAYLFKYIIIGDTGVGKSCLLLQFTDKRFQPVHDLTIGVEFGARMINIDSKQIKLQIWDTAGQESFRSITRSYYRGAAGALLVYDITRRETFNHLTSWLEDARQHSSSNMVIMLIGNKSDLESRRDVQKAEGEAFAREHGLVFMETSAKTSTNVEEAFIDTAKEIYRKIQQGLFDVNNEANGIKIGPQQPSGTAPGAGSRHSPQGSGDSSGCC, encoded by the exons ATGTCTTATGCCTATCTTTTCAAATACATCATCATCGGGGACACCG GTGTCGGGAAATCCTGTCTCCTGCTGCAGTTCACGGACAAGCGCTTCCAGCCCGTCCATGACCTGACCATCG GTGTGGAGTTCGGGGCTCGGATGATCAACattgatagcaaacagatcaagcTGCAGATCTGGGACACG GCTGGCCAGGAGTCTTTCCGTTCCATCACCCGCTCCTACTACCGCGGTGCAGCCGGAGCGCTGCTGGTCTATGACATCACCAG gCGGGAGACCTTTAACCACCTGACCTCGTGGCTGGAGGACGCTCGGCAGCATTCCAGCTCCAACATGGTCATCATGCTTATCGGCAACAAGAG TGACCTGGAGTCCCGGCGGGATGTGCAGAAAGCAGAGGGAGAGGCCTTCGCACGGGAACACGGGCTGGTCTTCATGGAGACCTCGGCCAAGACATCCACCAACGTCGAGGAG GCCTTCATTGACACAGCCAAGGAAATCTACAGGAAGATTCAGCAGGGGCTCTTTGACGTCAACAACGAG GCGAATGGCATCAAGATCGGGCCCCAGCAGCCGTCAGGCACAGCTCCTGGCGCCGGCTCTCGCCACAGCCCCCAAGGCTCAGGAGACAGCTCGGGCTGCTGTTGA
- the RAB2B gene encoding ras-related protein Rab-2B isoform X2, translating into MINIDSKQIKLQIWDTAGQESFRSITRSYYRGAAGALLVYDITRRETFNHLTSWLEDARQHSSSNMVIMLIGNKSDLESRRDVQKAEGEAFAREHGLVFMETSAKTSTNVEEAFIDTAKEIYRKIQQGLFDVNNEANGIKIGPQQPSGTAPGAGSRHSPQGSGDSSGCC; encoded by the exons ATGATCAACattgatagcaaacagatcaagcTGCAGATCTGGGACACG GCTGGCCAGGAGTCTTTCCGTTCCATCACCCGCTCCTACTACCGCGGTGCAGCCGGAGCGCTGCTGGTCTATGACATCACCAG gCGGGAGACCTTTAACCACCTGACCTCGTGGCTGGAGGACGCTCGGCAGCATTCCAGCTCCAACATGGTCATCATGCTTATCGGCAACAAGAG TGACCTGGAGTCCCGGCGGGATGTGCAGAAAGCAGAGGGAGAGGCCTTCGCACGGGAACACGGGCTGGTCTTCATGGAGACCTCGGCCAAGACATCCACCAACGTCGAGGAG GCCTTCATTGACACAGCCAAGGAAATCTACAGGAAGATTCAGCAGGGGCTCTTTGACGTCAACAACGAG GCGAATGGCATCAAGATCGGGCCCCAGCAGCCGTCAGGCACAGCTCCTGGCGCCGGCTCTCGCCACAGCCCCCAAGGCTCAGGAGACAGCTCGGGCTGCTGTTGA